A single genomic interval of Brevibacillus brevis harbors:
- a CDS encoding MFS transporter, whose translation MFSNVYVRTIVLSRVLLHLGIWTRNYAVLLFVSELTNNNSVYVSLISVAEFAPIFLFGLIGGTFADRWRPKRTMVWSDLLSALSVGAVLLALMNGGWIALLIGTFISASLSQFSQPSAMKLYKRHVPTELLQGAMAMSQTLVAVFTVLGPVIGTFIFIQFGITVSLILTAVLFLGSSLILATLPRDAEEPKSDDAGGFLMELKAGMRYIGSNHSLRTLCLTFSAVGLASGLTQPLQIFLVIENLGQDKQFLQWLVMANGAAMLAGGAIIIGIAKKVRPQMLLMIGLLVSAVCTMGIGASTMIWLTIALLVISGFFFPCIQSGIQTLLVRNTEGAFIGRVSGTIMPVFMGMMVIGMFISGYLKETFSLVAVYVVSGVLIIIGASLLLPLLVEKKSKDLSGPAL comes from the coding sequence ATGTTTTCCAATGTTTATGTTCGAACGATTGTCCTCTCCCGCGTGCTGCTGCATTTGGGGATTTGGACCCGGAATTATGCCGTTCTTCTTTTCGTTAGCGAATTGACGAATAACAATTCGGTTTATGTATCACTGATTTCGGTTGCGGAATTCGCACCTATTTTTCTATTCGGCCTGATTGGCGGAACCTTTGCCGACCGATGGCGGCCGAAGCGGACAATGGTTTGGAGCGATCTGCTGTCTGCCCTGTCCGTCGGGGCTGTGCTGCTTGCGCTCATGAATGGTGGATGGATCGCACTTCTCATCGGAACATTTATTTCCGCCAGCCTGTCTCAATTTTCCCAACCCTCGGCCATGAAACTGTACAAGCGTCATGTGCCAACTGAACTACTGCAAGGCGCGATGGCAATGTCCCAAACGCTTGTCGCTGTCTTTACGGTATTAGGTCCGGTCATCGGCACGTTTATTTTCATCCAGTTTGGAATTACAGTCTCTCTGATTTTGACTGCCGTTCTGTTCCTGGGGTCTTCTCTTATCTTAGCGACGCTTCCCCGTGACGCGGAGGAACCGAAGTCTGACGATGCCGGCGGCTTCCTAATGGAGTTGAAGGCTGGGATGCGCTATATCGGGTCCAATCACTCCTTACGAACACTCTGTTTGACTTTCTCCGCTGTCGGATTGGCGTCAGGTCTGACACAGCCGCTTCAAATCTTCCTTGTCATCGAGAATTTGGGACAGGACAAACAATTTTTGCAGTGGCTGGTTATGGCCAATGGTGCAGCCATGCTGGCAGGAGGAGCTATCATAATCGGGATAGCGAAAAAGGTGAGGCCACAGATGTTGCTCATGATAGGCTTACTTGTCTCGGCCGTTTGTACGATGGGAATAGGTGCGTCTACTATGATTTGGCTAACCATCGCTCTATTAGTGATCAGCGGTTTCTTTTTTCCTTGTATTCAAAGCGGAATCCAGACGCTGCTTGTACGGAACACAGAAGGGGCATTTATTGGTCGGGTATCTGGTACGATCATGCCTGTTTTTATGGGAATGATGGTGATTGGCATGTTTATATCCGGCTATCTGAAGGAGACGTTCTCGCTGGTTGCGGTATATGTGGTGAGCGGTGTTTTGATTATAATCGGTGCGTCTTTGCTGCTTCCTCTTCTTGTTGAGAAAAAGAGCAAAGATCTGAGTGGCCCAGCGCTATGA
- a CDS encoding GNAT family N-acetyltransferase translates to MQNTRVEIVEALTESQLQMIKAMEQEAFGVHGAIDEWVLVPLARHGCVALFMEAEEECPVGVCQLLRDFRQPDKCYMYGYYIRADRKGMGYGFSFLNHLLEQLREDGFRQICLTVSPDNTGAVGLYQKAGFAVIETRIAEYGSGNDRYYMVKTL, encoded by the coding sequence ATGCAAAATACGCGCGTAGAAATCGTCGAGGCATTGACAGAAAGCCAGCTTCAGATGATCAAGGCTATGGAGCAGGAGGCTTTTGGCGTACATGGAGCGATTGATGAATGGGTGCTCGTGCCACTCGCGAGACATGGCTGCGTTGCACTTTTCATGGAAGCGGAGGAGGAGTGTCCTGTCGGGGTATGCCAGCTCTTGAGGGATTTCCGTCAGCCGGACAAGTGCTACATGTATGGGTATTACATCCGAGCAGATCGTAAAGGGATGGGGTATGGGTTCTCTTTCTTGAACCATTTGCTGGAGCAACTGCGTGAGGATGGGTTTCGTCAGATTTGCCTAACCGTAAGCCCTGATAATACTGGAGCAGTCGGACTTTATCAAAAAGCAGGCTTTGCGGTTATCGAGACACGGATTGCGGAATATGGAAGTGGAAACGATCGCTACTATATGGTGAAAACGTTATAG
- a CDS encoding serine hydrolase domain-containing protein, with the protein MRQQGWSVEWEQLVEREMKEGRVPGFVMGVNLNGQSLFRKSFGYRDREKELEITPDTVMGLASVTKSFTCMAIMQLQEAKKLSVHDPVIKYLPEFRTPDRQKTEQMTIHHFMTHTTGIPPLPIDNLAIRNSMLEDMADEDNPIHRYLKKEYQKPIYTFEELMEALALAEYELVGSPGQLFSYSNDCYSLLGAVIARVSGKSYDVYVKEHILEPADMKSSTFLLSDLPHLPDVTTIYHFKESNGVSEIYPDPNWEDGLLVAASGHLNSTVNDMLNYAEIFRTGGCVGKERILSEESVKQMIYPHVQNSYSRYYGYGLSIQPDYYGGTLIKHGGAIKGVAAHLAIVPERGITSMALANLIGSPVEKATLTALHAVEGRPLNTPQYQFETYSVPLGQLEEYVGRYVSGEGVDIIVYMVEDVLMMIDKTSDAFGGKQLNYLLRPIGEHQFITDREGSELTVGFVKGEDGSVNAMSLYYRIIPRVVATEGSRV; encoded by the coding sequence ATGAGACAGCAAGGCTGGTCAGTAGAGTGGGAACAACTGGTTGAAAGAGAAATGAAGGAAGGCAGAGTTCCGGGCTTCGTCATGGGTGTGAATCTGAATGGGCAGAGCCTGTTTCGCAAAAGCTTTGGCTACCGGGATCGGGAAAAGGAACTCGAAATCACTCCCGATACCGTGATGGGTTTGGCCTCCGTTACGAAGTCCTTTACATGCATGGCGATCATGCAGCTACAGGAAGCGAAAAAGCTCTCTGTTCATGATCCGGTGATCAAGTACCTCCCTGAGTTTCGTACTCCGGATCGTCAAAAGACGGAGCAGATGACGATTCATCATTTTATGACGCACACGACGGGCATACCGCCGCTGCCCATTGATAACTTGGCGATTCGCAACTCCATGCTCGAAGACATGGCTGACGAGGATAACCCGATACACCGTTACTTGAAAAAGGAGTACCAGAAACCAATCTACACGTTCGAAGAGTTGATGGAAGCTCTTGCCCTGGCGGAATATGAGCTGGTGGGCTCTCCAGGACAATTGTTCAGCTATTCGAATGATTGCTATTCTCTCCTGGGAGCGGTCATTGCCAGAGTGAGTGGGAAATCGTATGACGTTTATGTCAAAGAGCATATTTTGGAACCAGCAGACATGAAGAGCAGCACCTTCCTTCTGAGCGATCTGCCACACCTACCGGATGTAACGACCATCTATCATTTTAAAGAGAGCAATGGCGTATCTGAGATTTACCCTGATCCAAATTGGGAGGATGGGTTACTCGTAGCGGCATCGGGGCATTTGAATTCAACAGTGAATGACATGTTGAACTACGCTGAAATTTTCCGTACGGGCGGATGTGTGGGCAAGGAACGGATTTTATCCGAGGAGAGCGTCAAACAAATGATCTATCCGCATGTCCAGAACAGCTACAGCAGGTACTACGGATATGGCTTATCCATTCAACCCGACTACTATGGGGGTACCTTGATCAAGCACGGTGGAGCGATCAAAGGTGTCGCTGCCCATTTAGCGATTGTTCCCGAGCGGGGTATTACATCTATGGCCTTGGCCAATTTGATCGGAAGCCCCGTCGAAAAAGCCACTCTGACAGCACTTCATGCCGTAGAAGGGCGTCCATTGAATACGCCACAGTACCAATTCGAGACATACAGTGTCCCTCTTGGCCAATTAGAAGAGTATGTCGGTCGATACGTTAGTGGGGAAGGAGTGGATATCATCGTATATATGGTAGAGGATGTCCTGATGATGATAGATAAAACGTCGGATGCGTTTGGTGGAAAACAACTAAACTATCTATTGCGACCAATTGGGGAGCATCAATTTATCACCGATAGAGAGGGAAGCGAGCTGACAGTTGGCTTTGTAAAAGGCGAAGATGGCTCTGTGAATGCCATGTCCCTTTATTATCGAATCATTCCACGAGTAGTAGCTACGGAGGGTAGTCGAGTATGA
- a CDS encoding mandelate racemase/muconate lactonizing enzyme family protein, whose amino-acid sequence MKITSVKVHAIRLPLKRPFIIAYASYEDMPSIIVKVETDNGLVGLGEAVPDQNVTGETWESTYTMLVHNLASVMIGENPFDIERIHEKMNQAVWGAPAAKAAIDIACYDLMGKAAGQPVYHFLGGKYHTTLSFPYVLSILEPGVMAAEARQAVEAGYDTIKIKVGADLQTDIQRIRAVREAVGPNVGLRVDANQGWENRANSLLVLKQLEDCHIDWMEQPVLADDLDALAEIRRQTTIPIMVDEGLHGTKEMREVIAKKAADKVNIKLMKSGGIYPALKLVNQAEMAGMECQIGSMLESSIGSAAGAHLSLAKKNIISNELAGPTIISRDVAQLAIHGSQIVVSDQPGLGVELDEAVLADITVKSEQVIGARRQPV is encoded by the coding sequence ATGAAAATAACGTCTGTAAAGGTTCATGCCATAAGGTTGCCGCTAAAACGCCCATTTATTATCGCGTACGCCTCTTATGAGGATATGCCGTCCATTATTGTAAAAGTGGAGACCGACAATGGCTTGGTTGGACTAGGGGAAGCGGTACCGGACCAAAATGTGACCGGAGAGACGTGGGAGTCTACCTATACGATGCTCGTTCATAACCTGGCGTCTGTCATGATCGGTGAGAATCCGTTTGATATCGAGAGAATCCATGAGAAGATGAACCAGGCTGTTTGGGGAGCCCCAGCAGCAAAAGCCGCCATTGATATCGCCTGCTATGATCTGATGGGCAAGGCGGCTGGTCAACCTGTTTATCATTTCTTGGGAGGAAAATATCACACGACTCTTTCCTTCCCCTATGTGTTAAGCATTTTGGAGCCAGGGGTCATGGCTGCTGAAGCTAGGCAAGCAGTGGAAGCCGGGTATGACACGATCAAAATAAAAGTGGGAGCCGATCTTCAGACAGATATCCAGCGAATCCGGGCAGTTCGAGAGGCAGTTGGCCCTAACGTAGGGCTACGGGTGGACGCCAACCAAGGGTGGGAGAACCGTGCGAACTCCTTGCTTGTATTGAAACAGCTCGAGGATTGTCACATTGATTGGATGGAGCAGCCTGTCTTGGCAGATGATCTTGATGCGCTGGCGGAAATCCGCAGGCAAACAACGATTCCCATTATGGTAGACGAGGGACTGCATGGCACGAAGGAAATGCGGGAAGTCATCGCGAAGAAAGCGGCAGATAAAGTAAACATCAAACTGATGAAAAGTGGAGGGATTTATCCTGCTCTCAAATTGGTGAATCAGGCGGAAATGGCTGGGATGGAGTGCCAGATCGGTTCGATGCTGGAGTCCTCGATTGGCAGTGCAGCTGGTGCACATTTGTCTCTGGCGAAGAAAAACATCATTTCCAACGAGCTGGCAGGACCTACGATCATTTCGCGGGATGTGGCTCAGCTTGCGATTCACGGAAGTCAGATTGTCGTGTCAGATCAGCCAGGCTTAGGTGTAGAGCTAGATGAAGCGGTGCTTGCCGACATAACGGTTAAGTCAGAACAAGTCATCGGAGCGAGGCGGCAACCCGTATAG
- a CDS encoding GIY-YIG nuclease family protein, producing MNREELKQLYKESETQAGVYQIKNTENQKIWISGTRNLKTMNGKLFTLKMGSHINKQLQREWNEYGEEAFVFEVLEVLKKKEDGFFDEKDALKKLEQKWLDQLQPYGERGYHQEKKKEQ from the coding sequence ATGAATCGAGAAGAACTGAAACAACTGTATAAAGAATCGGAAACGCAGGCAGGGGTGTATCAGATCAAAAACACCGAAAATCAAAAAATCTGGATCAGTGGCACCCGCAACCTCAAGACGATGAACGGAAAGCTGTTCACTCTCAAAATGGGTTCGCATATAAACAAGCAGCTTCAACGGGAATGGAATGAGTACGGAGAAGAGGCATTCGTCTTTGAAGTGTTGGAGGTTTTGAAAAAGAAGGAAGACGGATTCTTTGATGAAAAAGATGCGCTGAAAAAATTGGAACAAAAATGGCTCGACCAGCTCCAGCCGTACGGAGAGCGCGGATACCACCAGGAAAAAAAGAAAGAACAATAA
- a CDS encoding DUF6530 family protein, whose amino-acid sequence MKISTNLNHKPVVVSDNYERVDGRLARNTDAKALSLGVAEGSSRRKVDLSAKVWRYTGEEWSKQSEEMPLHRVLDMSILICRSLAHFRDAYRYEHYYDPQEPVIDRVALQGDAMNVAICTDNETLHEDIKLFSQALSYDDEMISERLRTLSKLLKDMGY is encoded by the coding sequence ATGAAAATATCGACGAACTTGAACCATAAGCCTGTTGTCGTGTCGGATAACTATGAGCGTGTTGATGGCCGATTAGCCAGGAACACAGATGCAAAAGCACTTTCTCTGGGAGTGGCAGAGGGCAGCTCCAGAAGAAAGGTTGATCTATCCGCCAAGGTATGGAGATACACGGGAGAAGAATGGTCAAAACAGTCGGAGGAAATGCCGCTCCATCGCGTTCTTGACATGTCCATACTGATTTGTCGGTCTTTGGCCCATTTTCGCGACGCATACAGATATGAGCATTATTATGACCCGCAAGAGCCCGTCATCGACCGGGTTGCTCTGCAAGGGGATGCAATGAACGTGGCGATATGTACGGATAACGAGACTCTTCATGAAGATATCAAGCTGTTCAGCCAAGCGCTGAGCTATGACGATGAGATGATCAGCGAACGTCTGCGCACATTATCAAAACTATTAAAGGATATGGGGTATTGA